In Pseudomonadota bacterium, one genomic interval encodes:
- the cmk gene encoding (d)CMP kinase: MVEECRGPMITIDGPSGAGKSTISRMLASRLGYTYLDTGAMYRAVGLKINRLGIDLADTRAMEEMFENLDLSLAPGGVHTKVLLGQEDVSEAIRTPEMGMVASRVSAEKIVREKLTELQRQIGGRGCVVAEGRDMGTVVFPGAACKFYLDATPEERAGRRQDQLREMGQDVSFDEILAQIIKRDHDDSARALAPLKPADDAIIVDSSNMNADEVVAFMLEYVQNAKQEIHSR; this comes from the coding sequence ATGGTTGAAGAATGCAGAGGACCGATGATAACCATTGACGGTCCTTCCGGGGCAGGGAAAAGTACGATAAGCCGGATGCTTGCATCCAGACTTGGGTACACGTATCTTGATACCGGCGCCATGTACAGGGCGGTGGGGCTCAAGATCAACCGTTTGGGGATTGACCTTGCCGACACCCGGGCAATGGAGGAGATGTTTGAAAATCTCGATTTGTCCCTTGCTCCCGGTGGGGTTCACACTAAGGTCCTTCTTGGGCAGGAGGATGTCTCCGAGGCGATCAGGACTCCGGAAATGGGCATGGTTGCGTCACGGGTTTCAGCGGAGAAGATTGTCCGGGAAAAACTCACCGAACTGCAGCGGCAAATCGGCGGCCGGGGCTGTGTTGTTGCCGAAGGCAGAGATATGGGAACGGTTGTCTTCCCCGGGGCGGCGTGTAAATTTTATCTGGACGCAACTCCGGAGGAACGGGCGGGAAGAAGACAGGACCAACTTCGGGAAATGGGTCAGGATGTCTCTTTTGATGAGATACTGGCACAGATAATAAAGCGCGATCATGATGACAGCGCGCGGGCGCTTGCACCATTGAAGCCGGCAGATGATGCAATAATCGTTGATTCTTCGAATATGAATGCAGACGAAGTCGTTGCTTTCATGCTAGAATATGTTCAAAATGCAAAACAGGAAATTCATTCCCGATAA
- a CDS encoding PilZ domain-containing protein: MAEEDRGLKRRHLIFYLEVYDENTNELLGHVVDLTTRGIKLVSKLPIPVGSVHKLRMELPEGYFEEKTLHFEAKCLWSTNDVNPDFFDAGFELTKGLDRMTRDILLGLIDQLGFND, translated from the coding sequence ATGGCTGAAGAAGATAGAGGTTTGAAGCGACGGCATCTGATATTTTATCTTGAAGTGTATGATGAAAATACAAATGAACTTCTCGGACATGTCGTGGATCTCACGACCCGCGGCATCAAGCTGGTCAGTAAATTGCCCATTCCGGTGGGCAGTGTCCACAAGTTGCGCATGGAGCTGCCGGAAGGGTATTTTGAAGAAAAAACCCTGCATTTTGAAGCGAAATGCCTCTGGTCGACAAATGATGTCAATCCGGATTTTTTTGATGCCGGATTTGAATTGACAAAAGGACTTGACAGGATGACCCGCGACATCCTTCTGGGTCTGATTGACCAACTCGGGTTTAACGACTAG
- a CDS encoding ATP-binding protein, giving the protein MPAAMQQNNQSILYIFFGLIASGKSILAKAWADVHEIPCYNSDIIRKELAGIMPADRSGDSLDHGIYSKEYSERTYDALLQKAEVHLNCNEAVVLDATYASREKRMKARDLAARYSVPMVFVLCQCSEAETRRRLEKRAKDPQAVSDGNWETYQTMKQRFEPPDELSQAECIFMSTEAAPEELVDILQEKLKKSVVDE; this is encoded by the coding sequence TTGCCTGCCGCTATGCAGCAGAATAATCAATCCATTCTCTATATTTTCTTCGGACTCATTGCCAGCGGCAAAAGCATTCTTGCCAAAGCCTGGGCAGATGTTCATGAAATCCCCTGTTACAACTCCGATATCATCAGAAAGGAACTTGCCGGAATCATGCCGGCTGATCGCTCCGGAGATTCGCTTGATCATGGTATTTATTCAAAGGAATATTCCGAGCGCACTTACGACGCATTGTTGCAAAAGGCTGAAGTGCACCTGAACTGCAATGAAGCCGTTGTGCTTGATGCGACCTATGCATCCAGAGAAAAGCGAATGAAGGCCCGTGATCTTGCAGCACGATATTCGGTGCCGATGGTCTTTGTGCTCTGCCAATGTTCCGAAGCTGAGACCAGAAGGCGTCTTGAGAAACGCGCCAAGGATCCGCAGGCCGTATCCGATGGCAACTGGGAAACCTATCAGACCATGAAACAGCGGTTCGAGCCGCCTGATGAATTGTCTCAGGCTGAGTGTATTTTCATGTCGACGGAAGCGGCCCCGGAAGAGCTGGTTGATATTCTGCAGGAAAAGCTTAAAAAATCCGTTGTCGATGAATGA
- a CDS encoding histidinol-phosphate transaminase yields the protein MKIKIAENIQNLIPYPPGKPLEELERELGITGSIKLASNENALGPSPKAVAAISAALQKLHLYPDGSSHYLTQRLAEKLGVRPEQIVFGNGSNEIIGLLLTTFMARGEEVVTSHPTFLVYQKKVQARGGVNKVVPLKDMKHDLDGMLAAVTDKTRVIFLDNPNNPTGTVFTKEEFDGFLRQVPDGIIVVLDEAYVDFVDPAVRLDSRQYLGGDKPFVALRTFSKAYGLAGLRVGYGIMQAEIADYLHRVRQPFNINLLAQIGALAAIDDDDHYQKTIQMTADGMAWLFGELEKLGCRTFHSETNFFLVEVGKGKDIYERLLKKGVIVRPMDAYGYPDYIRITVGLPVENQRFIKELAVILKER from the coding sequence GTGAAAATCAAAATTGCTGAAAACATACAAAATCTCATACCCTATCCTCCTGGAAAACCCCTTGAGGAGCTTGAAAGAGAGCTTGGAATTACCGGGTCCATCAAGCTCGCCTCCAACGAAAATGCCCTGGGCCCTTCACCAAAGGCGGTTGCCGCAATCTCTGCGGCGCTCCAGAAACTGCATCTCTATCCTGACGGCAGCAGTCATTATCTGACCCAGCGACTTGCTGAAAAACTCGGGGTCAGACCTGAGCAGATCGTTTTCGGCAACGGTTCCAATGAAATCATCGGTCTGCTGCTGACCACCTTCATGGCCCGCGGCGAAGAGGTGGTAACCAGCCATCCGACCTTTCTGGTGTACCAGAAAAAGGTCCAGGCCAGAGGCGGGGTCAATAAGGTTGTACCTTTGAAGGATATGAAGCACGATCTGGACGGCATGCTTGCGGCGGTGACCGACAAGACCCGGGTGATTTTTCTTGATAACCCGAATAACCCCACCGGCACGGTTTTTACCAAAGAGGAGTTCGATGGTTTTCTCCGGCAGGTTCCGGACGGAATAATCGTTGTGCTTGATGAAGCGTATGTCGATTTCGTCGATCCCGCGGTTCGACTTGACTCCAGGCAATATCTGGGCGGCGACAAACCTTTTGTGGCGTTAAGAACTTTTTCCAAGGCTTATGGATTGGCGGGCCTGCGCGTTGGGTACGGAATCATGCAGGCGGAAATCGCCGACTACCTGCACCGGGTGCGTCAGCCGTTTAATATCAATCTGCTCGCCCAGATCGGCGCCCTTGCGGCCATTGACGACGATGATCATTATCAGAAAACTATTCAGATGACCGCCGACGGCATGGCCTGGCTTTTTGGGGAGCTTGAAAAACTTGGTTGCCGGACTTTTCATTCCGAAACCAATTTTTTTCTCGTTGAGGTTGGCAAAGGGAAAGATATCTACGAGAGATTGCTGAAAAAAGGTGTGATCGTCCGCCCCATGGATGCTTACGGGTATCCCGATTATATCCGTATTACCGTAGGTCTTCCCGTAGAAAATCAGCGATTCATAAAGGAACTTGCCGTGATTCTCAAAGAGAGGTAA